The genomic interval CTGTTCCCCCTTGGCTTCAGGCGACATTTACTTATAGTATTGCGCCTTTCCCTATTTTCGTCCGCCCCGTGCGGCTTACGCCGCAGGTCAATCCCGTTGTCAAAAAAAACCATACGGTCGACCTGCATACCGTTGCAGATAAGGTAGTCAATCATGAGCGCTAGGCACTTTCTCTCCCTGCTGGACTTCACCACCGACGAATTGCTCGGGGTGATCCGCCGCGGCATCGAGCTGAAGGACCTGCGCAAACGAGGCGTGCTGTTCGAGCCCCTGAAGAACCGCGTGCTGGGCATGATCTTCGAGAAATCCTCGACCCGTACCCGCGTGTCGTTCGAGGCTGGCATGATCCAGCTGGGCGGCCAGGCCATCTTCCTGTCGCCACGCGACACCCAGCTGGGCCGTGGCGAGCCGATCGGTGACAGCGCCATCGTGCTGTCGAGCATGGTCGATGTGGTGATGATTCGTACCCACGCCCACAGCACCCTGACCGAGTTCGCCGCCAAATCGCGCGTACCGGTGATCAACGGCCTGTCCGACGAGTCGCACCCGTGCCAACTGCTGGCCGACATGCAGACCTTCCTCGAGCACCGCGGCTCGATCCAGGGCAAGACCGTGACCTGGATCGGCGATGGCTTCAACATGTGCAACTCCTACATCGAGGCCGCCAGGCAGTTCGATTTCCAGCTGCGCATCGCCTGCCCAGAAGGCTACGAGCCGGATCAGCGCTTCATGGCGCTGGGCGGTGACCGCGTACAGATCATCCGTGATGCCAAGGAAGCCGTGCGTGGCGCACACCTTGTGGTTACCGATGTCTGGACTTCCATGGGGCAGGAGGAGGAAACTGCACGGCGCCTGGCGCATTTCGCGCCTTACCAGGTCACCCGCGAACTGCTCGACCTGGCGGCACCCGATGTCCTCTTCATGCACTGCCTGCCCGCCCACCGTGGCGAGGAAATCAGCCAGGACCTGCTCGACGACCCACGTTCGGTCGCCTGGGACGAGGCTGAAAACCGCCTGCATGCACAGAAGGCGCTTCTCGAATTTCTTGTAGAACCGGCTTACCACCACGCATGAGTCAACCCCTACTGCTCAACCTGCGCAACCTCGCCTGCGGCTACGGCGACCAGCGCATCGTCCAGAACCTCAACCTGCACCTGAACGCAGGCGACATCGGTTGCCTGCTGGGTTCATCCGGTTGCGGGAAAACCACCACGCTACGCGCCATTGCAGGTTTCGAACCGGTGCATGAAGGCGAGATCCAGCTGGCCGGCGAGGTCATTTCCCGCGCTGGCTTCACACTGGCCCCGGAAAAGCGCCGCATCGGCATGGTGTTCCAGGACTACGCGCTGTTCCCGCACCTGACCGTGGCGCAGAACATTGCCTTTGGCATCGCCAAGCACCCACGCCAGGCCGCCGTCATCGAAGAGATGCTCGAACTGGTCAAGCTGGGGGGCCTGGGCGGGCGTTACCCGCATGAGCTGTCTGGTGGCCAGCAGCAACGGGTCGCCCTGGCCCGCGCGCTGGCGCCTGAACCGCAGTTGCTGCTGCTCGACGAGCCGTTCTCCAACCTTGACGTGGAGTTGCGTCGGCGCCTGAGCCATGAGGTTCGCGATATCCTCAAAAGCCGTGGCACCAGCGCCATCCTGGTTACCCATGACCAGGAAGAAGCCTTTGCCGTCAGCGATCAGGTCGGTGTGTTCAAGGAGGGGCGCCTGGAGCAGTGGGACACGCCCTACAACCTTTACCACGAACCACAGACGCCGTTCGTGGCCAGCTTCATTGGCCAGGGCTACTTCATCCGTGGCCAGATGAGCAGCCACGAGGCCGTCAATACCGAGCTGGGTGAACTGCGCGGCAACCGTGCCTACATCATGGCGCCCGGCAGTTCGGTGGACGTGCTGCTGCGCCCCGACGATATCGTGCATGCACCCGGCAGCGCGCTGCAGGCGAACATCATCGGCAAGAGCTTCCTGGGGGCATCGACCCTGTACCGCCTGCAATTGCCGACCGGCAGCCAGCTGGAAGCAATCTTCCCTAGCCATAACGACCATGAGGTCGGTGAGGATGTGGGGATTGAGGTGCAAGCTGATCACCTGGTGCTGTTCCCGGTGCCTGGCAGCGTTGCGGCGCAGTTGCCGCAGCAGGAGAATGGCGTGCGTCGGTACAGTTCCGCGACCTGATTGCAGATTCCTGGGCCGCTTTGCGGCCCAGATCTCAGCCTCTGCCGATCCCGGCAAACTTGCCCTGGGTATGCTCGGCCAGCACCGCCGCCGCCAACTCCACTTCCAACCCGCGCCTACCGGCGCTGACATGGATAGTTGCAAAATTTTGCGCCGAGTCATCAATAAAGGTGCGCAGGCGCTTCTTCTGCCCCAACGGGCTGATCCCACCTACCAGATAACCCGTAGCCCGCTGCGCCGCCGCCGGGTCTGCCATCTCGCATTTCTTTACCCCGGCAGCGTGGGCCAAGGCTTTGAGGTCCAGGGTACCCACCACAGGCACCACCGCTACCAGCAACTCCCCTTTCTCGCTGCTCGCCAACAAGGTCTTGAACACTTGCTGCGGGTCCAGGCCAAGCTTTTCCGCTGCCTCCAGACCGTAAGAAGCCGACTTGGGGTCATGCTCATAACTGTGCACACGGTGTTCGGCGCGATGCTTCTTCAACAGGTCTAGGGCGGGGGTCATGCAAAGGCTCCGGTCTGGGACGGCTCGGCGGCTACTTTAGGACAAATCCCACATCCCAGCCAGCGCACCACAATCGCGCGCCTCTAGTACGGGGATCCGCGGCTGATTTTACGGGCCATTTCGTGACTGGTCGTTCACTTTCGACCTTTGACATCAGCGTTTCTTGTCTATATTTTTTCGCATCTGAACAAATGGCGCACTTTTAAGGTGCGTTTCCTGTATCTGCCCGGGGTCAATGGGGATCGACACCGGGCTTTGCTGTCGAGCGCCACGCGCCTCACAACAAAAAAAACGAGGTCATACATGACGACTGCTCTACGCCAACCCACGCTGTCCAGCCAATGCCTGGCCGAGTTTCTCGGCACTGCCCTGCTCATCTTCTTCGGCACCGGCTGTGTTGCCGCGCTCAAGGTCGCCGGCGCCAGTTTCGGCCTTTGGGAGATCAGCATCATCTGGGGCGTCGGCGTAAGCATGGCGATCTATCTCACGGCCGGCATTTCCGGCGCGCACCTGAACCCGGCGGTGAGCATCGCCCTCACCCTGTTCGCCGGTTTCGACAAGCGCAAGCTGCCCTTCTACATGCTGGCCCAGGTATGCGGCGCGTTCTGTGGCGCGGCGCTGGTCTACACCCTGTACAGCAATCTGTTCTTCGATTTCGAACAGGCCCATGCGATGTTGCGCGGTAGCGAAGCCAGCCTGGAGCTGGCCTCGGTGTTCTCCACCTACCCGCACCCGTCGCTGTCCACCGGCCAGGCGTTCCTGGTTGAAGTAGTGATCACTGCTATCCTGATGGCCGTGATCATGGCCCTGACTGACGACAACAACGGCCTGCCACGTGGCGCCATGGCCCCGCTGCTGATCGGCCTGCTGAT from Pseudomonas fortuita carries:
- a CDS encoding MIP/aquaporin family protein yields the protein MTTALRQPTLSSQCLAEFLGTALLIFFGTGCVAALKVAGASFGLWEISIIWGVGVSMAIYLTAGISGAHLNPAVSIALTLFAGFDKRKLPFYMLAQVCGAFCGAALVYTLYSNLFFDFEQAHAMLRGSEASLELASVFSTYPHPSLSTGQAFLVEVVITAILMAVIMALTDDNNGLPRGAMAPLLIGLLIAVIGSAMGPLTGFAMNPARDFGPKLMTFLAGWGEIAFTGGRDIPYFLVPVFAPILGACLGAATYRGLIARNLPMAPAANPETNDNRQGDTQAN
- the argF gene encoding ornithine carbamoyltransferase; translated protein: MSARHFLSLLDFTTDELLGVIRRGIELKDLRKRGVLFEPLKNRVLGMIFEKSSTRTRVSFEAGMIQLGGQAIFLSPRDTQLGRGEPIGDSAIVLSSMVDVVMIRTHAHSTLTEFAAKSRVPVINGLSDESHPCQLLADMQTFLEHRGSIQGKTVTWIGDGFNMCNSYIEAARQFDFQLRIACPEGYEPDQRFMALGGDRVQIIRDAKEAVRGAHLVVTDVWTSMGQEEETARRLAHFAPYQVTRELLDLAAPDVLFMHCLPAHRGEEISQDLLDDPRSVAWDEAENRLHAQKALLEFLVEPAYHHA
- the ybaK gene encoding Cys-tRNA(Pro) deacylase, giving the protein MTPALDLLKKHRAEHRVHSYEHDPKSASYGLEAAEKLGLDPQQVFKTLLASSEKGELLVAVVPVVGTLDLKALAHAAGVKKCEMADPAAAQRATGYLVGGISPLGQKKRLRTFIDDSAQNFATIHVSAGRRGLEVELAAAVLAEHTQGKFAGIGRG
- a CDS encoding ABC transporter ATP-binding protein, producing the protein MSQPLLLNLRNLACGYGDQRIVQNLNLHLNAGDIGCLLGSSGCGKTTTLRAIAGFEPVHEGEIQLAGEVISRAGFTLAPEKRRIGMVFQDYALFPHLTVAQNIAFGIAKHPRQAAVIEEMLELVKLGGLGGRYPHELSGGQQQRVALARALAPEPQLLLLDEPFSNLDVELRRRLSHEVRDILKSRGTSAILVTHDQEEAFAVSDQVGVFKEGRLEQWDTPYNLYHEPQTPFVASFIGQGYFIRGQMSSHEAVNTELGELRGNRAYIMAPGSSVDVLLRPDDIVHAPGSALQANIIGKSFLGASTLYRLQLPTGSQLEAIFPSHNDHEVGEDVGIEVQADHLVLFPVPGSVAAQLPQQENGVRRYSSAT